Within the Gammaproteobacteria bacterium genome, the region GCAGTCACCGGATTCGCCCAGGTGGCCTTTCCGCAGAAGGCCAACGGATCGATCGTCACGGTGAACGGCCAAGCTGTCGGCTCGGCGCTGATCGGCCAGCAATTCACCGCGCCAGGCTATTTCTGGGGCCGCCTGTCTGCCACCGGCCCGTATCCCTATAACGCCGCGGTCTCGAGCGGCTCCAACCTCGGCCCGCTCAATCCGGCGCTGGCCGATGCGGTCGTGGCGCGCATCGAGGCGCTCAGGGCCGCCGATCCGGGCAACAACGATCCGGTGCCGGTCGATCTGGTGACGGCATCCGGCAGCGGTCTCGATCCGGACATCTCGCTGGCCGCGGCCTACTATCAGGCTGGGCGGATAGCCACGCATCGTGGCCTTCCGGTCGAGCAGGTGCGATCGCTGATCGGGCAGCATGCGAGACATGCATGGCTGGGTTTTCTGGGAGAGCCCCGGGTGAACGTGCTCGAACTCAACCTCGCGCTCGACGCCCCTGATGCACAGGCAGGCTGAATATGCGACGCCAGCATCATGCATTGCATGCACCCCACTATTACCTTGAAGGTGACATCCTTGAACGGTTATTCTTTGTCGTAAGCGCCGACCGAGGGGCTGAGTGATGCATTTACCGCGATGCGCATGATCGCAGTCCAGTCAGCCGAGAACGACAGGGAGTTGCCATGCTGATCAATTGTGTCGTCTACCGGGACGGAGCCAGGCTCGCAGACATACCCACCACGGAGATCAGCGATTACCTTGCCCGGCCGGACTGTTTCGTCTGGGTCGCCCTGCGCGACGCCACCGACGCGGAACTGGAGGAGATGCAGCAGGAATTCGGCCTGCACGATCTGGCGGTGGAAGATGCCAGGCACGGACACCAGCGCCCGAAGATCGAGGAATACGGCGAATCACTCTTTGTCGTCATGCACCTGCTGGAAATCAGCAAATCCGACATCGTGACCGGGGAGGTCAATGTGTTCGTCGGAAGGAATTTCATCCTGTCCATACGCAACCACAGCCAGCAGCATCTGCTCAACGTGCGGGAACGCTGCGAGCGCGAACCCGAACGCCTGCGCCAGGGACCCGGGTTTGTCCTCTACGCCCTCATGGATGCCGTGGTCGACCGCTATTTCCCGGTGCTCGACGCCATGGAATCCCGGCTCGATGACATCGAGGAGCGCATCTTTGAAAAAGGCGCGGCGCGCGACAATATCAGGCAGCTCTACGAACTCAAGCGCAAGATCGCCGTCATCAAGCACGCGGTCTCCCCGCTCATGGATGAAGTCAGCAACCTGCTCGGCGGCTGGGCGCCCGCGGTTTGCGCCAACAATCAGGATTATTTCCGCGACGTCTACGATCATCTGGTGCGCATCAATACGTCCATTGATACCCTGCGCGACACCATCAACACGGCCATTCTGGTCTGCCAGTCCACGGTCACCATCGAACAGAACGAAACAAACAAGCGGCTGGCGGCCTGGGCCGGCATTTTCGGTATTGCCACGGTCCTGGCCGGGATCTGGGGCATGAACTTCAGCGTCATGCCCGAACTGCAATGGAAATTCGGCTATCCGGCCGCCCTGCTGTTCATCGCGGCCGCGGCCGGACTTCTCTATCTGCGCTTCAAGCGTTCCGGCTGGCTTTGACCCGACGTGCAGCCACGCTGATCTATGCCCACGAACGATCAACGGCCTGATCCGGACCAGCTGCTGTCGCAGATCCAGGAGGAAGCGGCCACCTCTCGCCGCGGCAAGCTGAAGATCTTCTTCGGCGCCTCGCCCGGCGTCGGCAAGACCTATGCCATGCTGGCCGAGGCCCGGCGGTTGCGGGCGCAGGGTCTGGATGTGGTGGTTGGCGTGGTCGAGACGCACGGGCGCAGCGAAACCGCCGTACTGACGGAAGGTCTCGAGCGCCTGTCCCCGAGGCAGATCGACTATCACGGACGCACCCTGCAGGAGTTCGATCTCGACGCCGCGCTCAAACGCCGGCCGGCGGTCATCCTCGTCGATGAACTCGCCCATACGAACGCCCAGGGGTCGCGACACCCGAAGCGCTGGCAGGACGTGGAAGAATTGCTCGCCGCCGGCATCGATGTCGTGACCACGGTCAACGTCCAGCACGTCGAAAGTCTCAACGACATCGTCGGCGGCATCACCGGCATCCGGGTGCGGGAGACGGTGCCGGACCGGGTGTTTGCGGCCGCCACCGACGTGGTGCTGGTCGATCTGCCGCCCGATGACCTGCTGTTGCGCCTGCGCGAGGGCAAGGTCTATCTGCCGGACCAGGCCGAGCGCGCCATCCAGAATTTTTTCCGCAAAGGGAACCTGATCGCCCTGCGCGAACTGGCGCTGCGGCTGACGGCCGACCGGGTGGACGATCAGATGCGGGCATTTCGCAGCACTGCCGCCCAGGAGCAGGTCTGGCAGACGCGCGATACCCTGCTCGCCTGCATCGGACCCGGCGATCTCGACGACAAGGTCGTGCGCGCGGCGGCGCGGCTGGCCGCCAAACTGGACACGGAATGGCACGCTGTCTACGTGGAGACCCCGACGCTGCAGCGACTCCCCGAACAGGAGCGGCGCGCCATCCTGAAGACCCTCAAACTCGCGCAGGAACTGGGGGCCAGGACCGCGACGCTGGCCGCGCAGGATGCCGCCGAGGCCGTGCTCGATTATGCACGCCGCAACAATCTCGGCAAGATCGTGGTCGGCCGCAGCACCCACAAGCGGTTCCACCGCCCCGGACAGGCTTCGTTTCTGCGCCACCTGGGCGAGCAGGCGCCCGACATCGACCTCATCACCGTGGCCAGGGAGGGAAAACGCGAGCGGAGAGATTCCGCGGAAGAACTGGCGCCGGTTCGCCCTGATGCCAAGCGCAAGCAACGCCTGCTGTCCTATCTGTATACCATCCTGACCTGCCTTGGCATCGGGCTGGCTGCGACACCGCTCATCGGGCTGCTAGAACTGACCAACATCGTGCTGCTGTTTCTGCTCGGCGTGGTGTTCGTCGGTTACCGCTTCGGCAGGGGACCGGCCGTACTCGCGGCGATACTCAGCGTCGCGGTCTTCGACGTGTTCTTCGTGCCGCCCAGGTTTTCCCTCGGCATCAGCGACGTGGAATATCTGCTTACATTTTCCGTGATGCTGATCGTGGGCCTGGTCACCGGACAACTCACCTCCGGCTTGCGTTACCAGCTGCGGGTCGCCCGCTATCGTGAAGAGCGCGCCCAGAGTCTCTACCAGATGTCGAAGTCGCTGTCGTCGGCGCTGGTCGAGGAACAGGTGGTCGAGATCAGCGACAAGTTCATCGAAACCAGTTTCCGGGCCAAGGCGGCCATCTTTCTACCCGACGAGACGGGCAAGCTGCGCGCCCCGCTCGCGCACGGCGAGATGCCGGCGCTGGACCCGGCCATCGCCCAATGGTGCTTCGACAAGAACATGCCGGCCGGCGCCGGGA harbors:
- the corA gene encoding magnesium/cobalt transporter CorA, producing MLINCVVYRDGARLADIPTTEISDYLARPDCFVWVALRDATDAELEEMQQEFGLHDLAVEDARHGHQRPKIEEYGESLFVVMHLLEISKSDIVTGEVNVFVGRNFILSIRNHSQQHLLNVRERCEREPERLRQGPGFVLYALMDAVVDRYFPVLDAMESRLDDIEERIFEKGAARDNIRQLYELKRKIAVIKHAVSPLMDEVSNLLGGWAPAVCANNQDYFRDVYDHLVRINTSIDTLRDTINTAILVCQSTVTIEQNETNKRLAAWAGIFGIATVLAGIWGMNFSVMPELQWKFGYPAALLFIAAAAGLLYLRFKRSGWL
- the kdpC gene encoding potassium-transporting ATPase subunit KdpC produces the protein MYAMLRPAITLFAILTVITGVLYPLAVTGFAQVAFPQKANGSIVTVNGQAVGSALIGQQFTAPGYFWGRLSATGPYPYNAAVSSGSNLGPLNPALADAVVARIEALRAADPGNNDPVPVDLVTASGSGLDPDISLAAAYYQAGRIATHRGLPVEQVRSLIGQHARHAWLGFLGEPRVNVLELNLALDAPDAQAG
- the kdpD gene encoding two-component system sensor histidine kinase KdpD, producing MPTNDQRPDPDQLLSQIQEEAATSRRGKLKIFFGASPGVGKTYAMLAEARRLRAQGLDVVVGVVETHGRSETAVLTEGLERLSPRQIDYHGRTLQEFDLDAALKRRPAVILVDELAHTNAQGSRHPKRWQDVEELLAAGIDVVTTVNVQHVESLNDIVGGITGIRVRETVPDRVFAAATDVVLVDLPPDDLLLRLREGKVYLPDQAERAIQNFFRKGNLIALRELALRLTADRVDDQMRAFRSTAAQEQVWQTRDTLLACIGPGDLDDKVVRAAARLAAKLDTEWHAVYVETPTLQRLPEQERRAILKTLKLAQELGARTATLAAQDAAEAVLDYARRNNLGKIVVGRSTHKRFHRPGQASFLRHLGEQAPDIDLITVAREGKRERRDSAEELAPVRPDAKRKQRLLSYLYTILTCLGIGLAATPLIGLLELTNIVLLFLLGVVFVGYRFGRGPAVLAAILSVAVFDVFFVPPRFSLGISDVEYLLTFSVMLIVGLVTGQLTSGLRYQLRVARYREERAQSLYQMSKSLSSALVEEQVVEISDKFIETSFRAKAAIFLPDETGKLRAPLAHGEMPALDPAIAQWCFDKNMPAGAGTDTLTANPQLYLPLKAPMHVRGVLVVEPNNLRHLMIPEQRRLLDTFAVLVAIALERIHFVSIAQDTLVKMESERLRNSLLAALSHDLRTPLTALVGLAETLALDLVAAESGHADKADAIREQALRTSRLVHNLLEMARLQSGELKPRKDWQSIEEIVGSSLKALETVLSSHPLRLDIPAGLPLVRCDAVLIERVLVNLLENAAKYTASGTTIGVMARALDNLMRIEVWDEGPGLPPGQERAIFSRFTRGQKESVVPGVGLGLSICEAIVEAHGGRISAENRTERGARFIFTLPLDQQPALEHAP